A window of the Coprobacter fastidiosus genome harbors these coding sequences:
- a CDS encoding queuosine precursor transporter: MKKTVSLPFMVLSILFCVCLIISNILEVKMISLGPVTATAGLIVFPISYIINDCIAEVWGYKKARLIIWAGFAMNFLAVALIQLAILLPPASFWNGQEAFSLVFAATPRIAVASLIAFLAGSFLNAYVMSKMKVASKGKRFSLRAMVSTLVGESADSLIFFPVAFAGVVPFNELLILIVTQAILKSAYEAIILPVTIRVVKLIKRIDGSDVYDTDISYNILKIKEV, from the coding sequence ATGAAAAAAACAGTCAGCCTCCCCTTTATGGTGTTGAGCATACTTTTCTGTGTATGCCTCATCATTTCCAACATTCTGGAAGTGAAAATGATCTCTTTAGGTCCTGTCACGGCAACTGCCGGACTTATCGTATTTCCTATCTCGTATATTATAAATGATTGTATTGCCGAAGTATGGGGTTATAAAAAAGCCCGGTTGATCATTTGGGCAGGATTTGCCATGAACTTTCTCGCCGTAGCGCTTATACAGTTGGCAATACTCTTGCCTCCGGCTTCATTCTGGAACGGACAAGAAGCCTTTTCTTTGGTATTTGCCGCAACTCCTCGTATCGCTGTAGCCAGTTTGATCGCATTTTTGGCCGGATCGTTTTTAAATGCTTACGTCATGAGCAAAATGAAAGTAGCCAGCAAAGGTAAAAGATTTTCGCTTCGGGCAATGGTATCGACACTGGTAGGAGAAAGCGCCGACTCTTTGATCTTTTTTCCTGTGGCTTTCGCCGGAGTCGTACCGTTTAACGAGCTGCTGATACTCATTGTAACTCAAGCAATTCTGAAATCGGCCTACGAAGCTATTATTTTACCGGTTACCATACGAGTGGTAAAGCTAATCAAACGAATTGACGGAAGCGATGTATATGACACCGACATTTCTTATAATATACTAAAAATAAAAGAAGTATAA
- the queF gene encoding preQ(1) synthase — translation MEETTLSLLGKKTEYPQDYAPEVLEAFNNKHPEMDYWVRFNCPEFTSLCPITGQPDFATIQIDYIPDIKMVESKSLKLYLFSFRNHGGFHEDCVNLIMKDLIKLMNPKYIEVTGFFTPRGGISIYPYCNYGRPGTEYAEMAKDRMRTHR, via the coding sequence ATGGAAGAAACGACACTAAGCCTATTAGGAAAAAAGACAGAATATCCCCAAGATTATGCTCCTGAAGTATTGGAAGCATTCAATAATAAACACCCGGAGATGGATTATTGGGTACGTTTCAACTGTCCTGAATTTACAAGTCTTTGTCCTATTACAGGACAACCGGATTTTGCAACTATACAGATCGATTATATTCCGGATATAAAAATGGTAGAGAGCAAAAGTCTGAAGCTTTACCTATTCAGTTTTCGCAATCATGGAGGATTTCATGAAGATTGCGTCAACTTGATTATGAAAGATCTCATCAAACTTATGAATCCCAAATACATCGAAGTTACCGGTTTTTTTACACCGAGAGGCGGGATCAGCATATACCCATATTGCAATTACGGACGTCCCGGTACTGAATATGCCGAAATGGCAAAAGACAGAATGAGAACCCATCGATAA
- the bla gene encoding class A beta-lactamase, subclass A2 has protein sequence MKYFIVGVLIACFAVTEAFSKEERELKMRIASVLKERKATVGIAVLYGDNRLFEVNRGDYPMMSVCKFPLALAVLDYLHKNNLSLDTEIFIRESDLLPDTYSPLRDRHPQGNIKMSIQELLSYTVSLSDNNACDILFGYIGGTKVVDDYIKRLGISGMSVVATEAVMHESFEKQYCNTATPSSAVLLLDKFLKEDLFRDEYGNYLRKIMIETSTGNDKIKAGLPERVVMGHKTGSSDRNVEGVKAGDNDLAFVQLPDGQCYCIAVFIRDSKEDDKTNAAIIASVSKVVYDYIAKK, from the coding sequence ATGAAATATTTTATTGTTGGGGTCTTAATCGCATGTTTTGCCGTTACAGAGGCTTTTTCAAAGGAAGAAAGAGAGCTGAAGATGCGTATTGCTTCTGTTCTGAAAGAGAGAAAGGCAACCGTCGGAATTGCTGTTTTATATGGGGATAACCGGCTTTTTGAAGTGAATAGGGGTGATTATCCGATGATGAGTGTTTGCAAATTTCCATTGGCTCTTGCAGTTCTTGATTATCTTCATAAAAATAATCTTTCTCTCGATACCGAGATATTTATTCGGGAATCGGATCTATTACCTGATACATATAGTCCTTTGAGAGATCGGCATCCTCAGGGTAATATTAAGATGTCGATACAGGAGTTGCTTTCTTACACGGTATCGTTGAGCGATAATAATGCGTGTGATATATTATTCGGGTATATCGGCGGGACAAAAGTTGTCGATGATTATATTAAGCGGTTGGGCATTTCGGGAATGTCTGTTGTTGCGACGGAAGCGGTGATGCATGAGTCGTTTGAGAAACAATACTGCAATACGGCTACACCGTCTTCTGCCGTTCTGTTGTTGGATAAATTTTTAAAAGAAGATTTGTTCAGAGACGAGTATGGGAACTATTTAAGAAAAATCATGATAGAAACATCTACGGGAAATGATAAGATAAAAGCCGGACTTCCTGAAAGGGTGGTAATGGGGCATAAAACCGGAAGCTCTGACCGGAATGTTGAAGGGGTAAAGGCGGGAGACAATGATCTGGCTTTTGTACAGTTACCCGACGGACAGTGCTATTGTATTGCCGTTTTTATACGGGATTCGAAAGAAGATGATAAAACAAATGCAGCTATAATAGCCTCTGTTTCAAAAGTTGTTTATGATTATATTGCAAAGAAGTAA
- a CDS encoding DJ-1 family glyoxalase III: MKVSYLLLAEGFEEIEALATTDMLRRAGMEIKTVSISPKLEVKGAHDIIVRADMTFDTQTISDAQWIILPGGLPGAKHLEEYAPLIEMLKKRAASGENIAAICAAPALVLGKNGILKGKRATCYPGFEQFLTEATYTAQPVEIDGNIITGNGPASTIKFAAKIIENTLGKETADSVLKGMMTENA, from the coding sequence ATGAAAGTATCTTATCTCTTATTAGCAGAAGGTTTTGAAGAAATCGAAGCTCTTGCTACTACAGACATGTTACGCCGGGCCGGTATGGAAATAAAAACAGTATCTATCTCTCCGAAATTAGAAGTCAAAGGTGCCCATGACATCATTGTCCGTGCAGATATGACTTTCGATACACAAACTATATCTGACGCACAATGGATCATATTACCCGGAGGATTGCCCGGTGCAAAACATCTTGAAGAGTATGCACCACTAATCGAAATGCTGAAAAAAAGGGCAGCTTCAGGAGAAAATATCGCTGCAATTTGCGCGGCACCGGCTCTCGTTCTCGGGAAGAACGGAATTTTGAAAGGTAAACGGGCCACTTGCTATCCGGGATTCGAACAATTTCTCACCGAAGCTACTTACACAGCTCAACCAGTCGAAATAGACGGAAACATTATTACCGGAAACGGCCCGGCTTCTACGATAAAATTTGCTGCAAAAATTATCGAAAACACATTGGGCAAAGAAACCGCCGACTCTGTTTTAAAAGGAATGATGACAGAAAACGCATAG
- the aroC gene encoding chorismate synthase, producing the protein MNSFGTIFRLTSFGESHGKGVGGVIDGMPAGVEIDMDFIQKELNRRRPGQSSIVTPRKEGDKVEFLSGIFNGYSTGTPIGFVVYNENQHSSDYDNLREAYRPSHADYTYQQKYGYRDHRGGGRSSARETIARCVAGALAKLALRKLSVDIRAFTSQVGPIKLPKDYTHYDLNKIESNIVRCPDADTAEKMIELIADVKSEGDTIGGVITCVIKNVPVGLGDPVFNKLHADLGNAMLSINAVKGFEYGMGFDGVQYRGSEMNDVFIKKDGKVSTMTNHSGGIQGGISNGEDIYFRVAFKPIATILRDIRTLDYAGNEINLKAKGRHDPCVLPRAVPIVESMAAMVILDHYLLNKTRHMD; encoded by the coding sequence ATGAATAGTTTCGGAACAATATTCAGGCTTACTTCATTCGGTGAGTCTCATGGAAAAGGAGTAGGAGGCGTTATCGATGGGATGCCTGCAGGAGTTGAGATCGATATGGATTTCATACAGAAAGAGTTGAACCGTCGTCGTCCCGGACAGTCTTCGATTGTTACTCCGAGAAAAGAAGGAGATAAGGTAGAGTTTCTTTCAGGCATATTTAACGGATATTCTACAGGAACACCTATCGGCTTTGTCGTGTATAATGAAAATCAGCATTCCAGTGATTACGATAATTTAAGAGAAGCCTATCGTCCGTCCCATGCAGATTATACATATCAGCAGAAATACGGATACCGGGATCATCGAGGAGGCGGTCGTTCTTCGGCAAGAGAGACGATTGCCCGATGTGTCGCCGGGGCTTTGGCAAAGTTGGCATTAAGAAAACTTTCTGTCGATATCAGGGCATTTACCTCTCAGGTAGGACCGATCAAATTGCCTAAGGATTATACTCATTATGATTTGAATAAGATAGAATCGAATATCGTACGTTGCCCTGATGCCGATACGGCAGAAAAGATGATAGAATTGATTGCAGATGTCAAGTCCGAAGGGGATACGATTGGTGGGGTCATTACCTGTGTCATTAAGAACGTCCCGGTGGGATTGGGTGATCCGGTGTTTAATAAATTACATGCCGATTTGGGTAATGCCATGTTGAGCATTAATGCGGTAAAAGGTTTCGAATATGGTATGGGATTCGATGGTGTTCAGTATCGCGGATCTGAAATGAATGATGTGTTTATAAAAAAGGACGGTAAAGTTTCTACAATGACAAATCATTCGGGAGGAATACAAGGAGGAATTTCCAATGGAGAAGATATCTATTTCAGAGTTGCATTCAAACCTATTGCTACTATTTTGCGTGATATCCGAACACTGGATTATGCCGGCAATGAGATAAATCTGAAGGCAAAAGGACGTCATGACCCTTGTGTATTGCCTCGGGCAGTTCCTATCGTCGAATCTATGGCGGCAATGGTTATTCTCGATCATTATTTGTTAAATAAAACGAGACATATGGATTGA
- a CDS encoding alpha-2-macroglobulin family protein yields the protein MKKFILVFLWVIGGICTVFSQGITKNEVVAMRNKTAKPRTALVEADENLKNAIQEENNPLIAKYLLEYVHYQLLISRDSFPSLIRFAEHLRESSTDSVQRAVLSSIEAQMIFDYYENTRGVLENGVLTDVAPDLAKIDEWDRAAFVRKISDLLQSSVKPAEILHKTSTQIYKEALDTDKDWEILTPTMLDFLAYRAIDIYEGLLSNPVLPLILEEPLLKELNMPAADFVNYPYFPEKYQLRHQIIAVYQLLLRFSDPGSPSYLIADLKRLKFLQDNNSGVEYPQKLENLLNVYKDSPYSVEIAIDLLDYYSRIWNTSPETKAYLVKLSDRLISRFPEYPRLDCLKSERDQLTAYSFNLNMGQVLYPGEPHTLSFEYKNIKQLYLTLYRTEGNDSILQFANTLHLSDTLSLADRTGKCVLPALNNGEYFLRFFSEEKADLGKIGFYVSRIYAATLAPTEKETLVILTDSKSGKPLSGIPVKLFRSDSEDSYVNTVKADRLGLVRLGEKDTVMYFKPEMKNDVYYPLQNLRYGYWSGDADTEREMISLFTDRSVYRPGQTLYFSGIDYRVGEKVGTVVPDGRYTVVLSAQGKDIARCTVQGDSFGSFTGSFVLPSDMVNGYCRIRVEGRNESLSVQVSEYKRPTFRILFEPVKDAVSLGQVVSVNGKVISFSGVPVSGADVSYTVQRLANSWWRNKGEQIAQGELFTGEDGEFTLRFVARKSDKDVLKTGTFYRFRIDVNVTSANGETQSQSYWVTVGESPLSVQMEVPEMIDKNAPNPVKFRITNMAGMPVSVKCKYILYSMYGLENPISKHDIISADSLKVRMQVEEKSFVSDNIPALESWKKLPSGIYRLVLQVTDTNGNLVIRNADFALYSMQDKKPPIKTYEWIPEDLYQVSDGESVDVIYGTSIKQAYVLYNLYDGFRLVDSRRVKISDKNYRFPVLYKPEYGDRLKLFVSFIKEGCSYNSVINIHRKKPDMKLSITTSTFRDRTVPGSQESWSFTVKDASGKPVSARFMTEMFDASLNEIMPHDWSFRPVYNPIDYGLFLRDIGGRNIWKSEQISTSCFPLYFGRFVYSTIYRRMTSLTFATQMNTMAKSRPYMSVEDVAAPAVPEDAAGSGNLEQTPVQYRRNFNETAFFYPQLTTNEQGEVSVKFTIPESNTEWQFQALAYTKDLKYGSYKNNVISQKQLMVAPNIPRFVRRGDEVSIATLMQNISDRLMSGGFTFELFDPYTDKVLEQKKQEFILEAGKSKLESMDFTVPEGLDVLGIRVNAVTPGVSDGEQHIIPILPSRTLVTEAEPFVLKGGKEIKNIRMQGLSDDAEENYRMVLEYTANPLWYVVQALPQLNEVSGTDVINITAALYGNTVASVLARNNPEIVSALQTWKVKNETGSSLASPLEKNEELKSVLISETPWALDAQNETERLQSLSGLLDVARAEQLQNKALELLRDLQKPEGGWGWMKKMPVSFLMTVNTLEGLSRLTKLGGIQYDEASKYMQMRAINYLDSCIILDQERRKANKSGVVSKYGKLLYVYVRSSYRDMPLAKALSAHKEIIEYIKREWVSFSLYEKAVAAVSLYRYGFTAEAKEILESLREYSTTTEELGMFWQNNKSSYAYRNSAIQVHTAIMNAFAEIDPNSKSELNEMKRWLIMQKQTQNWGSVPSTIDAVNAILNTGDYMLSASRNTVKITWGKTVLKPEITDGFTGYERYIRQGAEITPDLANVEVSADQKQPSWGALYRQYFADFTQIRNKAVKGFSIDKQFFVEQMSGKEKVYEPLNKVTLKSGDKVNIRLIIRTDRDLEFVHVKDQRPACFEPVDQLSRYECKDGVCYYQETKDAVTNLYFDFLPKGTYVVSYDVWADRPGSYHNGISTIQCLYAPQWVANTKGRMIIVK from the coding sequence ATGAAAAAGTTTATTCTTGTTTTTTTATGGGTAATCGGGGGGATATGCACAGTTTTCTCTCAGGGGATTACGAAAAATGAGGTTGTTGCTATGCGGAACAAAACGGCGAAACCGCGTACGGCTTTGGTTGAAGCTGATGAGAATTTGAAGAATGCGATACAAGAAGAGAACAATCCTTTGATAGCAAAGTATCTGCTCGAATATGTGCATTATCAGTTACTGATTTCACGAGATAGTTTCCCTTCGTTGATACGGTTTGCCGAACATTTGAGGGAGTCTTCTACCGATTCGGTGCAACGTGCCGTGCTCAGCTCTATTGAGGCTCAGATGATCTTTGATTATTATGAGAATACTCGGGGGGTATTGGAGAATGGTGTTCTGACAGATGTAGCTCCCGATCTTGCGAAGATCGATGAATGGGATAGAGCAGCTTTTGTAAGAAAGATATCCGATCTGTTGCAGTCTTCCGTCAAACCGGCAGAAATTTTACATAAAACTTCTACTCAGATTTATAAGGAAGCTCTGGATACTGATAAAGATTGGGAAATATTGACCCCAACCATGCTCGACTTTTTGGCGTACCGTGCAATAGATATATATGAGGGATTATTGTCGAATCCGGTGCTTCCTCTTATTCTTGAAGAGCCTTTGTTGAAAGAATTGAATATGCCGGCGGCGGATTTTGTAAACTATCCGTATTTCCCTGAGAAATATCAGTTGAGACATCAGATAATTGCCGTGTATCAGTTGTTGTTGAGATTTTCCGATCCGGGATCGCCCTCTTACCTTATAGCTGATTTGAAACGGTTGAAGTTTTTACAGGATAACAACTCCGGGGTTGAATACCCTCAAAAATTAGAGAATCTACTGAATGTTTATAAAGATAGTCCCTATTCGGTAGAAATAGCGATAGATTTATTGGATTATTATAGTCGGATATGGAATACATCTCCCGAAACCAAAGCCTATCTGGTAAAGTTATCTGATCGGTTGATTTCCCGTTTCCCGGAATATCCCCGTTTGGATTGTCTTAAATCTGAACGAGATCAATTGACGGCGTATAGCTTCAATCTGAATATGGGTCAGGTTTTATATCCGGGAGAACCGCATACACTCTCTTTTGAGTATAAGAATATCAAGCAGCTTTATTTGACGTTGTATCGTACGGAGGGTAATGACAGCATACTGCAATTTGCAAATACTTTGCATTTGAGTGATACGTTGAGTTTGGCAGATCGTACCGGGAAATGTGTTCTTCCGGCACTGAATAACGGAGAGTATTTCTTGAGATTTTTTTCGGAAGAGAAAGCTGATCTTGGAAAAATCGGTTTTTATGTTTCCCGCATCTACGCGGCGACTTTAGCTCCGACAGAAAAAGAGACTCTCGTTATCTTGACTGATTCTAAAAGCGGAAAACCGTTATCCGGGATTCCGGTAAAATTGTTTCGTTCAGATTCTGAGGATTCTTATGTGAATACGGTAAAGGCAGATCGTTTGGGTTTGGTTCGTTTGGGTGAGAAAGATACGGTAATGTATTTTAAACCCGAAATGAAGAATGATGTTTATTATCCACTTCAGAACTTGAGATACGGATATTGGAGCGGTGATGCGGATACGGAACGTGAAATGATTTCTCTCTTTACCGACCGTTCTGTTTATCGTCCCGGACAGACACTTTATTTTTCCGGAATTGATTATCGGGTGGGAGAAAAAGTCGGGACAGTCGTGCCTGACGGACGTTATACAGTCGTTCTTTCGGCTCAAGGTAAAGATATTGCTCGTTGTACGGTTCAAGGCGACTCGTTCGGTTCGTTTACCGGATCTTTCGTGCTTCCTTCGGATATGGTAAACGGATATTGCCGGATTAGGGTAGAAGGTCGTAACGAAAGTTTATCTGTACAAGTGTCGGAATATAAAAGACCCACTTTCCGTATTTTATTCGAGCCGGTAAAGGATGCCGTATCTTTAGGGCAGGTGGTCTCGGTTAACGGCAAAGTCATCAGCTTTTCGGGAGTTCCTGTTTCGGGAGCGGATGTTTCTTATACGGTGCAACGTCTTGCGAACAGTTGGTGGAGAAATAAGGGTGAACAGATAGCTCAAGGGGAATTGTTTACGGGAGAAGACGGTGAGTTTACTCTCCGATTTGTTGCTCGGAAAAGCGATAAGGATGTGTTGAAAACCGGAACTTTTTATCGATTCAGGATTGATGTGAATGTAACATCTGCTAATGGTGAAACGCAATCTCAATCTTATTGGGTGACGGTGGGAGAAAGTCCATTGTCGGTGCAGATGGAAGTTCCCGAAATGATTGACAAGAATGCGCCCAATCCGGTCAAGTTCAGGATAACGAATATGGCAGGGATGCCGGTTTCGGTGAAATGTAAGTATATATTATATTCGATGTATGGTTTGGAAAATCCTATATCGAAGCATGATATTATAAGTGCCGATTCGTTGAAAGTGCGGATGCAGGTAGAAGAAAAGAGTTTCGTGTCGGATAATATTCCTGCTTTGGAAAGTTGGAAAAAATTGCCTTCGGGCATATACCGTCTTGTACTTCAGGTGACGGATACTAATGGAAACTTGGTTATCAGAAATGCCGATTTTGCTTTATATAGTATGCAAGATAAAAAGCCTCCGATAAAAACGTATGAATGGATACCTGAAGATTTGTATCAAGTTTCGGACGGAGAGTCTGTCGATGTCATATACGGGACTTCTATCAAGCAGGCATACGTTTTGTATAATTTATATGATGGATTTCGGTTGGTAGACTCCCGGAGAGTAAAAATATCGGATAAAAATTACCGATTCCCTGTTTTATATAAACCGGAATATGGTGATCGTCTTAAGCTTTTCGTATCTTTTATAAAAGAAGGATGTTCTTATAACTCTGTGATAAATATACATCGGAAAAAGCCGGATATGAAATTGTCGATAACGACTTCTACTTTCCGGGACAGAACAGTTCCGGGCAGTCAAGAGTCTTGGAGCTTTACAGTGAAGGATGCATCGGGGAAGCCCGTTTCGGCACGCTTTATGACCGAGATGTTCGATGCTTCTTTAAATGAGATAATGCCTCATGATTGGAGTTTCAGACCGGTATATAATCCGATAGATTATGGCCTGTTTTTGCGGGATATAGGCGGGCGGAATATCTGGAAATCCGAGCAGATAAGCACTTCTTGTTTTCCGCTTTATTTCGGAAGGTTTGTTTATTCAACTATTTACAGAAGAATGACCTCTTTGACTTTTGCGACACAGATGAATACAATGGCAAAAAGTCGGCCCTATATGTCTGTTGAAGATGTAGCAGCTCCTGCTGTCCCGGAGGATGCGGCCGGTTCTGGAAATTTAGAGCAAACACCTGTGCAATATCGGCGGAATTTCAATGAAACGGCATTTTTTTATCCTCAATTGACAACAAATGAGCAGGGAGAAGTGTCTGTTAAATTTACGATTCCCGAAAGCAATACCGAATGGCAATTTCAGGCGTTGGCTTATACGAAAGATCTGAAATACGGTTCGTATAAAAATAATGTGATCTCTCAAAAACAGTTGATGGTAGCCCCGAACATACCTCGTTTTGTGCGTAGAGGAGATGAGGTTTCGATTGCTACATTAATGCAGAATATATCAGATCGTTTGATGAGCGGCGGTTTCACATTCGAGTTGTTCGATCCATATACTGATAAAGTGTTGGAACAGAAAAAGCAGGAGTTTATTCTTGAAGCCGGAAAATCAAAATTGGAGAGTATGGATTTTACAGTTCCTGAGGGGTTGGATGTGTTGGGTATCCGTGTAAACGCGGTGACTCCCGGAGTAAGCGATGGAGAACAGCATATTATTCCGATATTGCCGTCGCGGACGTTGGTGACGGAGGCTGAACCTTTTGTGTTGAAAGGCGGGAAGGAAATAAAAAACATACGGATGCAAGGACTTTCTGATGATGCAGAGGAAAATTATCGTATGGTATTGGAGTATACGGCTAATCCACTTTGGTATGTAGTGCAGGCTCTTCCTCAATTAAATGAAGTTTCGGGTACCGACGTTATTAATATTACGGCCGCTTTATATGGCAATACGGTCGCTTCGGTTTTAGCTCGCAATAATCCTGAGATCGTTTCGGCATTACAGACTTGGAAAGTTAAAAATGAGACCGGTTCATCTTTAGCATCTCCTTTGGAGAAAAATGAAGAGTTAAAATCTGTATTGATTTCAGAGACGCCTTGGGCGTTGGATGCACAAAATGAAACGGAACGATTACAATCACTTTCCGGTTTGTTGGATGTTGCCCGTGCTGAGCAGTTGCAAAATAAAGCATTGGAATTGCTTCGTGACTTGCAGAAGCCCGAAGGCGGCTGGGGTTGGATGAAAAAAATGCCGGTTAGTTTCCTGATGACGGTTAATACTTTAGAAGGTCTGTCTCGCTTGACGAAATTAGGCGGAATACAATATGACGAGGCTTCTAAATATATGCAGATGCGGGCGATCAATTATTTGGATAGTTGCATTATTTTGGATCAGGAAAGGAGGAAAGCTAATAAGTCGGGTGTGGTATCTAAATATGGCAAGCTTCTTTATGTATATGTGAGAAGCAGCTATCGGGATATGCCGTTGGCGAAAGCGCTGAGCGCTCATAAAGAGATCATCGAGTATATAAAGAGGGAGTGGGTTTCTTTCTCTTTGTACGAAAAAGCTGTTGCCGCAGTATCATTGTATCGTTACGGTTTTACCGCTGAGGCCAAAGAGATATTGGAGTCTTTGCGAGAATATTCTACAACGACAGAGGAGCTGGGTATGTTTTGGCAAAATAATAAGTCGTCTTATGCTTACAGAAATAGTGCAATACAGGTACATACTGCAATAATGAATGCTTTTGCAGAGATAGATCCGAATTCAAAATCTGAGTTGAATGAGATGAAACGTTGGTTGATTATGCAGAAACAGACACAGAATTGGGGATCTGTGCCTTCGACGATAGATGCTGTCAATGCAATATTGAATACCGGAGACTATATGTTGTCAGCATCGAGAAATACGGTAAAAATCACATGGGGGAAAACCGTTTTAAAACCGGAGATTACGGATGGTTTCACCGGATATGAACGGTATATCCGTCAGGGAGCGGAGATTACTCCTGATTTGGCAAATGTCGAAGTATCGGCCGATCAGAAACAACCTTCATGGGGAGCGTTATACCGACAGTATTTTGCCGATTTTACACAGATACGAAATAAGGCGGTCAAAGGTTTTTCTATCGATAAGCAGTTTTTTGTGGAACAAATGTCGGGAAAAGAAAAAGTGTATGAGCCTTTGAATAAAGTAACGCTGAAGAGCGGAGATAAGGTCAATATCCGTTTGATAATAAGGACAGATCGTGATTTGGAATTTGTCCATGTAAAAGATCAACGTCCTGCATGTTTCGAACCGGTCGATCAGTTGTCGCGTTACGAATGTAAAGACGGAGTTTGCTATTATCAGGAAACAAAAGATGCGGTGACGAATCTCTATTTCGATTTTCTTCCGAAAGGTACTTATGTAGTTAGTTATGATGTGTGGGCCGATCGTCCCGGAAGTTATCATAACGGTATTTCTACAATACAGTGTCTGTATGCTCCTCAGTGGGTTGCCAATACAAAAGGGCGTATGATAATCGTGAAGTGA
- a CDS encoding OmpA family protein, which produces MKNLKFTALFLAAIMMLASCGTMNNTGKGALIGGGGGAALGAGIGALIGKGKGAAIGAAVGAAVGSGAGALIGKKMDKQKAELEKIENAQVSTVTDQNGLQAIKVTFDNGILFKLNSSTLNAVSKTALSQFAASLKNTPETDITIWGHTDNTGTLAVNERISAQRAEAVADFLVQNGIPRSRMTTAGKAYHEPVASNDTEAGRAQNRRVDIYITANENMIKQAEQGTLQ; this is translated from the coding sequence ATGAAAAACCTGAAATTTACAGCGCTGTTTTTAGCTGCGATCATGATGCTCGCCAGTTGTGGTACAATGAATAATACAGGTAAGGGTGCTCTCATTGGCGGGGGTGGCGGTGCTGCTTTAGGTGCCGGAATCGGTGCTCTTATAGGAAAAGGTAAAGGCGCGGCAATCGGTGCTGCCGTGGGTGCTGCGGTAGGTAGCGGCGCAGGAGCTCTTATCGGGAAAAAGATGGATAAGCAAAAAGCCGAACTGGAAAAAATAGAAAATGCTCAAGTTTCTACCGTAACAGACCAAAACGGACTTCAAGCTATTAAAGTGACTTTTGACAACGGTATTCTATTTAAATTGAACAGTTCAACTTTGAATGCAGTTTCAAAAACAGCATTGTCTCAATTTGCCGCATCTCTAAAAAATACTCCGGAAACTGATATTACAATATGGGGACATACCGACAATACCGGGACTTTAGCCGTAAACGAAAGGATTTCCGCTCAAAGAGCTGAGGCTGTTGCCGACTTTCTCGTACAAAATGGTATTCCCAGAAGCAGAATGACTACAGCCGGCAAAGCATACCACGAACCTGTCGCCAGCAACGATACTGAAGCAGGACGTGCACAGAACCGTCGGGTGGATATCTATATCACAGCAAACGAAAATATGATTAAACAAGCCGAACAAGGGACTCTACAATAA